One genomic segment of Naumovozyma castellii chromosome 9, complete genome includes these proteins:
- the SNC2 gene encoding SNAP receptor SNC2 (ancestral locus Anc_7.67), which yields MSSSVPYDPYVPPEETNGPESQSKAAALKAEIDDTVGIMRDNINKVAERGERLTSIEDKADNLAVSAQGFKRGANRVRKQMWWKDLKMRACLVLVIIILLVVIIVPIVVHFT from the coding sequence ATGTCATCATCCGTTCCATATGATCCTTATGTCCCACCGGAAGAAACCAACGGTCCAGAATCACAGTCAAAAGCTGCTGCTTTAAAGGCAGAAATAGATGATACGGTGGGAATAATGAGagataatattaataaagttGCCGAACGTGGTGAAAGATTAACATCTATAGAGGACAAAGCTGATAATTTGGCTGTTAGTGCTCAAGGGTTCAAGAGGGGTGCTAATAGAGTAAGAAAGCAGATGTGGTggaaagatttgaaaatgagaGCATGTTTAGTGCtggttattattattctatTAGTGGTTATTATTGTTCCTATTGTCGTTCATTTTACTTAG
- the SCD5 gene encoding Scd5p (ancestral locus Anc_7.66), whose product MSFDWLNIPGLNTEDNTNINNNNNTGASTNNGPGGLNGSLGPPSVSFDFGFPMNGNNTGLPTMDQSVRSQSDTSIVNMSSTDAVSDYSETSDDLRVPLSLSQTQLTNEELRTYLRWYNYIIAKTHGKLVRLMDVFKFLCNFNITDQLKNRIMAIFRSCKNALNIGQFFAVLRLVSKALLQNVLPTRKMILDKAPIPKPKPIITISTDNDQEVYEEVDEDTPNTANGNNNENGKVDFDSFTSLLLTGRTARKRIRRKIKNAVFKNKRVRFAEHITFQEPPKPNSGNENNNNNAMILNQTTNNNNMDDSSSAVPQGPLDLSLPMDQLLKQMALRKKNNSALVSTLPNEQQETEEEKEVLEDMKDSLSHFKNITTVDSATLLPDSTSTMQPMYMNNENNALNQNNPSMNQVPLQPLKPTATGSANHLFRQEFAQNTNPISDSNQMPLQPLKPTATGSANYLFRSYFEQPTQNQTTQQAQPPQTNNNSNMNTLQLHPTATGSANYLMKQQGPTPSQGIRNETSPIQTPNIFVSPQTTGQFMNMNPSQHNTYLQQPQSHMNTLQQQNTYPGRFPPTQVHNQPQPSNNNLLAPTNAGNSYLQALLSHSPSPSTSQLNLPTINQQNNSNANQSSHLRYNTTYQQPNGTTLQYQQPQQQMVSYGQNPNQMLPPLPQQQHQSQHQNVRFAAAPSSYNGAPMQGYPNNTTLQGNRPHSQSQGSEEILSNYRSLQNQVNSLQNTYGRI is encoded by the coding sequence ATGTCCTTTGACTGGCTGAATATTCCGGGTCTTAATACAGAGGACAACACcaacatcaacaacaacaataacacCGGTGCCAGCACGAACAATGGACCTGGAGGCTTAAATGGTTCATTGGGTCCACCTAGTGTTTCATTCGATTTCGGTTTCCCCATGAATGGTAATAACACAGGGTTACCCACTATGGATCAATCCGTAAGGAGTCAAAGCGATACCTCTATTGTAAACATGTCATCAACGGATGCTGTTAGTGATTATTCGGAGACTTCAGACGATCTGAGGGTACCACTGTCTCTATCACAAACTCAATTGACCAACGAGGAGCTGAGAACTTACTTGAGATGGTACAACTACATAATAGCAAAGACACATGGGAAATTGGTAAGATTGATGGAcgttttcaaattccttTGCAATTTTAACATTACtgatcaattgaaaaatcgtATAATGGCGATATTTAGAAGTTGTAAAAATGCATTAAACATTGGTCAATTTTTTGCCGTTTTGAGATTGGTATCAAAGGCATTATTGCAAAATGTACTACCAACAAGAAAGATGATCCTGGATAAGGCCCCTATTCCCAAACCAAAACCTATTATAACAATATCCACCGATAATGATCAAGAAGTTTATGAAGAAGTGGACGAGGATACACCTAATACTGCCaatggtaataataatgagaATGGGAAAGTTGATTTTGACTCATTTACTTCATTATTACTTACGGGTAGAACTGCAAGAAAgagaataagaagaaagattAAAAATGCCgtatttaaaaataaaagagTTAGGTTTGCTGAACATATCACTTTCCAAGAACCACCAAAACCAAACAGTGGtaatgaaaataacaataataatgcaaTGATATTGAACCAGActacaaataataataacatgGACGATTCATCATCTGCTGTTCCACAAGGTCCTCTAGATTTAAGTTTACCAATGGatcaattattgaaacaaatggcattaagaaagaaaaataattcagCATTAGTTTCCACTTTACCCAATGAACAACAAGagacagaagaagaaaaggaagtgCTAGAAGATATGAAGGATTCCCTTTCtcattttaaaaatattacgACGGTAGATTCCGCAACATTGCTTCCCGATAGTACTTCAACAATGCAACCAATGTAcatgaataatgaaaataatgcaTTGAATCAAAATAATCCCAGTATGAATCAAGTCCCATTGCAACCATTGAAACCAACCGCAACAGGTTCAGCAAACCATCTATTTCGTCAAGAATTTGCTCAAAATACAAATCCCATCTCtgattcaaatcaaatgcCTTTACAACCTTTAAAACCAACTGCGACAGGATCTgcaaattatttatttcgAAGTTATTTTGAACAACCAACTCAGAATCAAACTACACAACAAGCCCAACCACcacaaacaaacaataacaGCAATATGAACACTTTACAGCTACATCCCACGGCAACAGGATCTGCTAACTACTTAATGAAACAACAAGGACCCACCCCATCTCAAGGAATCCGTAACGAAACCAGCCCCATACAAACTCCTAACATTTTTGTATCACCTCAAACTACAGGTCAATTTATGAACATGAACCCGTCTCAACATAACACTTATCTCCAACAACCCCAATCTCACATGAATACattacaacaacaaaatacATATCCAGGTAGATTCCCCCCAACACAGGTACATAATCAACCTCAACCTTCAAACAACAATTTGTTGGCACCCACCAATGCAGGGAACAGTTATCTACAGGCATTATTGTCACATTCTCCATCACCTAGCACAAGTCAACTCAACCTGCCAACAATCAATCAACAAAATAACTCGAACGCCAACCAAAGCTCGCATCTAAGATATAATACTACATATCAACAACCTAATGGGACTACTCTCCAATACcaacaaccacaacagCAAATGGTATCATATGGCCAAAACCCTAACCAAATGCTCCCCCCACTTCCACAACAGCAGCACCAATCCCAACATCAGAATGTAAGGTTTGCAGCAGCACCGTCCTCATACAATGGAGCCCCTATGCAAGGATATCCTAACAATACTACGTTACAAGGGAACAGACCACATTCACAGAGTCAAGGCAGTGAAGAGATCTTGAGTAATTATAGATCGTTACAAAATCAAGTAAATTCACTACAGAATACATACGGTAGGATATGA
- the GCN4 gene encoding amino acid starvation-responsive transcription factor GCN4 (ancestral locus Anc_7.131), which translates to MSQYQSLFTPAIAAKQPVSPMETPSISNSTSTTSSSGELIFDKFIKSEEQEDDQFMTIPPLNELDSNVVDAFFSSSTDSTPMFEFESLDESNDPKNWTSLFENDLPIITEDDVSLNDKAIELTHDVAVNDNDVNFMQNQCFLPTPVIEDAKLMINNNHSSGKITKKSNINKKSSFSSPSPSASSKVDHLGVVAYNRKNRSLPLTPVIPESDDPAALKRARNTEAARRSRARKLQRMNQLEEKVEELLSRNTELENEVIRLRSLLNNK; encoded by the coding sequence ATGTCCCAATATCAAAGTTTGTTTACACCCGCTATCGCTGCTAAGCAGCCAGTTTCCCCCATGGAAACTCCAAGTATTTCTAATTCTACTTCTActacttcttcttcaggaGAATTGATCTTTGACAAATTCATTAAGtctgaagaacaagaagatgatCAATTTATGACTATCCCACcattaaatgaattagaCTCAAACGTTGTGGATGCCTTTTTCTCATCGAGTACAGACTCCACTCCAAtgtttgaatttgaatcatTAGATGAATCCAACGATCCAAAGAATTGGACTTCTTTATTCGAAAATGATCTACCAATCATTACTGAAGATGATGTCTCTTTGAATGATAAAGCTATTGAATTGACCCATGACGTTGCTgtcaatgataatgatgtcAATTTCATGCAGAATCAATGTTTCTTACCAACTCCAGTTATTGAAGACGCCAAATTGATGATCAACAATAACCATAGTTCAGGTAAGATTACGAAAAAGAGCAACATCAACAAGAAATCCTCGTTCTCATCTCCTTCTCCTTCtgcttcttcaaaagtGGATCATTTAGGTGTTGTTGCATACAATAGAAAGAATCGTTCATTACCTTTAACTCCAGTGATTCCTGAATCTGATGATCCTGCAGCACTAAAACGTGCAAGAAACACTGAAGCTGCAAGACGTTCAAGAGCAAggaaattacaaagaatgaatcaattagaagaaaaggttgaagaattattatcaagaaatacggaattggaaaatgaagttATTAGATTAAGAAGTTTATTAaataacaaataa
- the URM1 gene encoding ubiquitin-related modifier URM1 (ancestral locus Anc_7.129): MNELISKDIKRNKTRMVKIKVEFLGGLDVIFNKERVHNLNVPKEDPVTMADLLDFIVETMIANKKDVEVFLENGTVRPGIITLINDTDWELEGELEYVLEDGDIISFTSTLHGG, from the coding sequence atgaatgaaCTCATCTCGAAGGACATCAAACGAAACAAGACAAGAATGGTTAAAATTAAAGTGGAATTCCTTGGTGGACTGGAtgttattttcaataaggaACGTGTACATAACCTAAATGTGCCCAAAGAGGACCCAGTTACCATGGCAGACTTATTAGATTTTATAGTGGAAACTATGATTGCTAATAAAAAGGATGTTGAAGTGTTTCTAGAGAATGGTACAGTGAGGCCAGGTATTATAacattaattaatgataCTGATTGGGAATTAGAAGGAGAATTAGAATACGTATTGGAGGATGGTGACATCATATCATTTACCAGTACTTTGCATGGTGGATAG
- the FAR3 gene encoding Far3p (ancestral locus Anc_2.615), translated as MNSNNTNANSDSFDYILQLTKVLTAECRASRQETDKIELNLQRIAKQVGLSYEQLTNKVNQEVQERYSETINETAKDEKERLIIENYQLIYQIEQAEYLKKRVWNLIKNINDHILSIKNFITQQRMNSLQDFDNFMFDNFENVERQLDDNIVNLDESNDITKENIALALEKLQKTMDGIDWTMVPRDSHHIQSLKRKLESFEQLYGISLNKSF; from the coding sequence ATGAATTCGAATAATACCAATGCCAACAGTGATAGTTTCGACTATATATTACAATTGACCAAAGTACTAACTGCGGAATGTCGTGCCAGTAGGCAGGAGACGGATaagattgaattgaatttacAAAGAATCGCCAAACAAGTTGGATTATCATACGAACAGTTAACTAATAAAGTGAATCAAGAGGTACAAGAACGTTATTCCGAGACCATTAATGAAACGGCTAAGGATGAGAAGGAGAGGTTGATCATAGAGAACTACCAACTAATATATCAAATTGAACAAGcagaatatttaaagaaacgAGTTTGGAATttaattaagaatattaaCGACCATATCTTATCCATCAAGAATTTCATCACTCAACAACGAATGAACAGTTTACAAGACTTTGATAATTTCATGTTTGACAATTTTGAGAATGTGGAAAGACAATTGGATGACAATATAGTTAACCTTGATGAATCCAATGATATtacaaaggaaaatataGCCTTAGCGTTAgagaaattacaaaagacGATGGACGGCATTGATTGGACAATGGTCCCCAGAGATTCTCATCATATACAGAGTTTGAAGAGGAAACTGGAGTCATTTGAACAGTTGTATGGTATATCGCTTAATAAATCGTTTTAA